In Archangium violaceum, the following are encoded in one genomic region:
- a CDS encoding cellulase family glycosylhydrolase — protein MKLHLRAIHWVLLSAILFLAGTPLPASALTFSNRGAQVGPRDVSTGQSVSFVIGMQSPEAVSNVTLTFEVRPYTTAGGISPSAVHRQVVTGQNFSAGETKQYTWGYTIPPNLVTGDYLWMTKATNAAGTVIYFEAGRIVDNYTFHVNGVPAQRYRRGINLMDLGNAGGVLPGTYGSTYSKPSLESLRYLKSRGHDVVRIPFIWERIQPVLGQGLNTAYTNLLLQTLRDANTAGLKVIVDMHNYGRYRSGGVTRTFGETGGPTKEQYAYAWRLIASAIKADAAAYSAVYAYDIMNEPHDLAAVEGTLSGAISISSFEAGLDGWVAQSTEGVVREIRNSQGSMKITGPAATGDYKIFGARLYSSTKSTSSANGKTFQAKVFVPTTTPGSVRARMVMSSMDWSTNYFSDEFPITKGIENRVYFNPDPTLWASYKVIGIQFIVDGTDGSAPHVFYVDQVSQGTRTGEIKPARQWELYSQEVVNTLRNTNNDSMLIMVEGYSWSSAEDWPKNHPSKWITDSYNNTLYHAHIYMDVLETPEVPGDGGGKYLSHHDVYLAEARRKGHASVGAYTVARVKPFTDWVAAQGTRGFIGEYGWPSTQMHPNDQGAWEADGEVFLSYLDSIGMGATMWASGSWEKLPACNILNAYELEPVFQPLSQAAVIERHRGNP, from the coding sequence GTGAAGTTGCATTTGCGTGCCATCCATTGGGTTCTTCTCTCGGCGATTCTCTTCCTCGCGGGCACGCCGTTGCCGGCCAGCGCCCTCACCTTCTCGAACCGGGGCGCCCAGGTCGGGCCGAGAGATGTCTCCACGGGACAGAGCGTCAGCTTCGTCATCGGCATGCAGTCACCGGAAGCCGTGTCGAACGTCACCCTCACTTTCGAGGTCCGGCCGTACACGACCGCGGGTGGCATCTCTCCATCCGCGGTGCACAGGCAGGTGGTGACGGGGCAGAACTTCAGCGCCGGGGAGACGAAGCAGTACACCTGGGGCTACACGATTCCCCCCAACCTCGTCACCGGTGACTACCTCTGGATGACGAAGGCGACCAACGCCGCGGGCACCGTCATCTACTTCGAGGCCGGGAGGATCGTGGACAACTACACGTTCCACGTGAACGGCGTACCCGCCCAGCGCTACCGGCGGGGCATCAACCTCATGGACCTGGGCAATGCCGGCGGCGTGCTGCCTGGAACCTACGGGAGCACGTACTCGAAGCCGTCCCTCGAGTCCCTGCGGTACCTGAAGAGCCGCGGCCACGACGTGGTGCGCATCCCCTTCATCTGGGAGCGCATCCAGCCCGTCCTGGGCCAGGGGTTGAACACGGCCTACACGAACCTGCTGCTGCAGACGCTTCGCGACGCGAACACGGCGGGCCTCAAGGTCATCGTCGACATGCACAACTATGGCCGCTACAGGTCCGGCGGGGTGACGCGGACCTTCGGGGAGACGGGAGGGCCCACCAAGGAGCAGTACGCGTATGCCTGGCGCCTGATAGCCTCCGCCATCAAGGCGGACGCCGCGGCGTACTCGGCCGTCTACGCGTACGACATCATGAACGAGCCCCACGACCTGGCCGCCGTCGAGGGGACGCTGTCGGGTGCCATTTCCATCTCGAGCTTCGAGGCGGGTCTGGATGGCTGGGTCGCCCAGAGCACCGAGGGCGTCGTCCGGGAGATCCGCAACAGCCAGGGCTCGATGAAGATCACCGGCCCCGCCGCGACGGGGGACTACAAGATCTTCGGCGCGCGGCTGTACTCGAGCACGAAGTCCACCAGCAGCGCCAACGGGAAGACCTTCCAGGCGAAGGTCTTCGTGCCCACGACGACGCCCGGCTCGGTCCGCGCCCGCATGGTGATGTCCTCCATGGACTGGTCGACGAACTACTTCAGTGACGAGTTCCCCATCACCAAGGGCATCGAGAACCGGGTGTACTTCAATCCCGACCCGACGCTGTGGGCCAGCTACAAGGTCATTGGCATCCAGTTCATCGTGGATGGAACGGATGGCAGCGCCCCGCATGTCTTCTACGTCGACCAGGTGAGCCAGGGCACCCGGACCGGCGAAATCAAGCCCGCGCGGCAGTGGGAGCTCTACTCGCAGGAGGTGGTGAACACGCTCCGCAACACGAACAACGACAGCATGCTCATCATGGTGGAGGGCTATTCGTGGAGCTCGGCGGAGGATTGGCCGAAGAACCACCCGAGCAAGTGGATTACCGACAGCTACAACAACACCCTGTATCACGCGCACATCTACATGGACGTCCTCGAAACCCCCGAGGTCCCCGGGGACGGCGGCGGGAAGTACCTGTCCCATCACGACGTGTATCTGGCGGAGGCCAGACGCAAGGGCCATGCGTCGGTGGGCGCGTACACCGTGGCGCGGGTGAAACCCTTCACGGACTGGGTGGCGGCCCAGGGCACCCGGGGCTTCATCGGTGAGTACGGCTGGCCCAGCACGCAGATGCACCCCAATGACCAGGGCGCCTGGGAAGCGGACGGTGAGGTGTTCCTCAGCTACCTGGACAGCATCGGCATGGGCGCGACGATGTGGGCCTCCGGGAGCTGGGAGAAGCTGCCCGCCTGCAACATCCTCAATGCCTACGAGCTGGAGCCGGTGTTCCAGCCGCTGTCGCAGGCCGCCGTCATCGAGCGGCACCGCGGCAATCCCTGA
- a CDS encoding phospholipase D-like domain-containing protein, with protein MFQRLLLLFDAGSAPAPVLTAARHLAPAPESIHLYGLAPERSELETHPPPSLTVLAHLQDATRDWPVRAGVSHQLETHLDIGAFIQTATRLGSDLVIVGPLLGTSPRARVGVILALAIRERMHVLSVGAHCPETQAPGNRIGITVAPDGRGLGSVAAFLTGYARPVELIALTSEASPDRAGELQTLSRALGIAETPRIESLLEGRTGRAEAFDSAALRCGADLLLAPTDAVDDLRALSIGLFGARAMQEAHVPTLLLPRTLPASSLIEERYAVSDSLVLPGLEPRFAVEGVGFLSNVSVPEPGELRVFEGGAPLGAARHQGGTAALPSSWFSHVRGERALAFAFTGDAARDLAPCHVVAPERPLLLLDSALDRAPLEAAFSMMGEVAHLVFVRLRDSEPLDMHRERLRRSLPGLGRPLLLDASAWLDDARAEDVPRQVDAQRLLRVATRLVAGGARIIAVVTRDEHKPRSPFIRTLTPDELLLLPGGPVPEPLPVPEEPSPFFRELALAGGGVCLGGHAIDFELDNARARESVIAAIESARSSVHWQCYIVEDDAVTARFTEALKRAASRGVRVRLLADALYSGYGSFGAMNPALVALSETPNIEVRAIAPLTGMPSLAELKQRNHRKVTLIDTERAFISGRNMGAPYYTGFDEVPLRRTSSYREVPWLDCGARLAGPLVPVLESAFLAEWTRAGGQPYPVPSATPVGTLSARLVLHEGLTDTHTLDTQLALIRHARSRLVIVNTFPLLLELRDALVAALQRGVRVEVLFGSVRPHYGQGIHFPGGALREVADWYVRSRLDEVIAAGGVAYEFAMPPAPAWEPELERVFPHVHAKLLVCDTAAVALGSANLDVTAAYWESEAMLVVHDTPFAERMLSALEPLLAGSHRIDREDGQWRADAGHRAWVGRNWPSLIG; from the coding sequence ATGTTCCAACGCCTGCTGCTCCTCTTCGACGCCGGTTCGGCCCCGGCCCCGGTGCTCACCGCGGCGCGGCATCTCGCCCCAGCGCCCGAGAGCATCCACCTGTATGGCCTCGCTCCCGAGCGCAGCGAGCTCGAGACGCACCCGCCGCCCAGCCTCACCGTCCTCGCCCACCTCCAGGACGCCACCCGCGACTGGCCCGTGCGGGCCGGCGTCAGCCACCAGCTCGAGACACACCTCGACATCGGGGCGTTCATCCAGACGGCGACGCGGCTCGGCTCCGACCTGGTGATTGTCGGTCCGCTGCTCGGCACATCGCCACGTGCTCGCGTGGGCGTCATCCTGGCGCTCGCGATCCGCGAGCGCATGCACGTGCTCTCGGTAGGCGCACACTGTCCGGAGACCCAGGCGCCCGGCAACCGGATCGGCATCACGGTGGCCCCGGATGGCAGGGGGCTGGGCTCGGTGGCGGCCTTCCTCACGGGGTACGCGCGGCCCGTCGAGCTCATCGCCCTCACCTCGGAAGCGTCGCCGGACCGGGCCGGCGAGCTCCAGACGCTCTCGCGTGCCCTGGGCATCGCCGAGACGCCGCGGATCGAATCCCTCCTGGAGGGACGCACGGGCCGGGCGGAGGCCTTCGACTCGGCCGCGCTGCGATGCGGGGCGGACCTCCTGCTCGCGCCCACCGATGCCGTCGACGACCTCCGCGCGCTGAGCATCGGCCTGTTCGGGGCCAGGGCCATGCAGGAGGCACACGTCCCCACGCTGCTGCTGCCGCGCACGCTGCCCGCCTCCTCGCTCATCGAGGAGCGCTACGCCGTATCGGACTCACTGGTCCTGCCGGGTCTGGAACCCCGGTTCGCGGTCGAGGGCGTCGGGTTCCTGTCGAACGTCTCGGTGCCGGAGCCGGGTGAGCTGAGGGTCTTCGAGGGCGGCGCGCCCCTGGGTGCGGCACGGCACCAGGGCGGCACCGCGGCCCTCCCGTCCTCCTGGTTCTCCCACGTCCGCGGAGAGCGGGCCCTCGCCTTCGCCTTCACGGGCGACGCCGCCAGGGACCTCGCGCCATGCCACGTGGTCGCCCCCGAGCGGCCCCTGCTGCTCCTCGACAGCGCTCTCGACCGGGCCCCGCTCGAGGCCGCCTTCTCGATGATGGGTGAGGTGGCACACCTCGTCTTCGTCCGCCTGCGCGACAGCGAGCCGCTCGACATGCACCGCGAGCGCCTGCGCAGGAGCCTGCCGGGCCTGGGGAGGCCCCTGCTGCTCGATGCCAGTGCGTGGCTCGATGACGCACGCGCCGAGGATGTCCCGCGCCAGGTCGATGCCCAGCGCCTGCTGCGTGTGGCCACGCGCCTCGTGGCCGGCGGCGCCCGCATCATCGCGGTAGTCACTAGGGACGAGCACAAACCCCGCAGCCCCTTCATCCGGACGCTGACCCCGGACGAGCTGCTGCTCCTGCCAGGTGGCCCCGTGCCGGAACCGCTGCCGGTGCCGGAGGAGCCCTCCCCCTTCTTCCGCGAGCTGGCCCTGGCCGGGGGCGGTGTCTGCCTCGGGGGACATGCCATCGACTTCGAGCTCGACAATGCCCGGGCGCGCGAGTCGGTGATCGCCGCCATCGAGAGCGCCCGGAGCAGCGTCCACTGGCAGTGCTACATCGTCGAGGACGACGCCGTCACCGCGCGTTTCACCGAGGCGTTGAAGCGGGCGGCGAGTCGGGGCGTGCGCGTGCGCCTGCTCGCCGACGCGCTCTACAGCGGATACGGCTCCTTCGGCGCCATGAACCCGGCCCTCGTCGCCCTGTCCGAGACGCCCAACATCGAGGTGCGTGCCATCGCGCCCCTGACGGGGATGCCGAGCCTCGCCGAGCTGAAGCAGCGCAACCACCGGAAGGTCACCCTGATCGACACGGAGCGGGCCTTCATTTCGGGCCGCAACATGGGCGCGCCCTACTACACGGGCTTCGACGAGGTGCCCCTGCGGAGAACCTCGAGCTACCGCGAGGTGCCCTGGCTCGACTGCGGCGCGCGGCTCGCCGGCCCGCTGGTCCCGGTCCTCGAAAGCGCCTTCCTGGCCGAGTGGACGCGCGCGGGGGGCCAGCCCTATCCGGTGCCCTCCGCCACGCCGGTGGGGACCCTGTCCGCACGGCTCGTCCTGCACGAGGGCCTCACGGACACCCACACGCTGGACACCCAGCTCGCGCTCATCCGCCATGCGCGGTCGCGGCTGGTCATCGTGAACACCTTCCCGCTCCTCCTGGAGCTGCGCGACGCGCTGGTCGCCGCGCTCCAGCGTGGTGTGCGCGTCGAGGTCCTCTTCGGCAGTGTCCGCCCCCACTACGGCCAGGGAATCCACTTCCCCGGTGGAGCCCTTCGCGAGGTGGCGGACTGGTACGTCCGCAGCCGCCTCGACGAGGTGATCGCCGCGGGCGGAGTGGCCTACGAGTTCGCGATGCCTCCGGCGCCAGCCTGGGAGCCCGAGCTGGAGCGGGTCTTCCCGCACGTGCACGCCAAGCTCCTGGTCTGCGACACGGCCGCGGTCGCGTTGGGGAGCGCCAACCTGGACGTCACCGCGGCCTATTGGGAGAGCGAGGCGATGCTCGTCGTGCACGACACGCCCTTCGCCGAGCGCATGCTCTCCGCGCTGGAACCGCTGCTCGCCGGCTCACACCGGATCGATCGCGAGGACGGCCAGTGGCGAGCCGACGCCGGGCACCGCGCCTGGGTCGGCCGCAACTGGCCATCGCTCATCGGCTGA